A part of Limibacillus halophilus genomic DNA contains:
- a CDS encoding LysR substrate-binding domain-containing protein: MVRAIPPLGTIRYFELAAEHESFVQAANDLRVSKGAVSQQIKQLEQFLGVSLFRRSGRRVVLTAAGRRYHSAVRNALNILEKETERVAGSRVRGQLKITVLPAFASIWLVPRMPGFQQSMPHIDIVVSADAEMVDFSRSDAQLGIRYGTTDTEGLTATYLGHDTLAPVCTPNYAEKMAIHRAEDLSRCLLLHDTYWSDDWTRWLTTAGVAGSLGGDGQFFTHYSMAIDTARAGGGIAMGHKLLLRDLFARNELVCPLEQTIAAQQGYFVVVPDKSAHLDYVKRFRSWLTASFGNVCAPGP; this comes from the coding sequence ATGGTCCGCGCCATTCCACCCTTGGGAACGATCCGGTACTTTGAACTCGCGGCGGAACACGAGAGCTTTGTCCAGGCCGCTAATGACCTTAGGGTATCAAAAGGTGCCGTAAGCCAGCAAATAAAGCAGCTTGAGCAGTTTCTGGGCGTTTCATTGTTTAGAAGATCTGGTCGACGGGTGGTCTTGACAGCCGCGGGCCGCCGGTATCATTCCGCGGTCCGAAACGCTTTAAACATCCTCGAGAAGGAAACGGAGCGCGTTGCCGGGTCGCGGGTCCGTGGCCAACTCAAGATCACAGTGTTACCGGCATTCGCATCCATTTGGCTCGTGCCCCGAATGCCCGGCTTTCAACAGTCCATGCCGCACATTGATATCGTCGTATCTGCGGACGCGGAGATGGTCGATTTCTCACGCTCTGACGCACAACTCGGGATCCGCTATGGGACGACGGACACCGAGGGATTGACCGCGACATACCTGGGCCACGATACGCTGGCGCCTGTATGCACACCGAACTATGCGGAGAAGATGGCAATTCACAGAGCCGAGGATCTTTCGCGATGCCTGCTACTGCACGACACCTATTGGTCCGACGACTGGACGCGTTGGCTGACGACGGCCGGTGTTGCAGGGTCATTGGGTGGCGACGGCCAATTCTTCACACATTATAGCATGGCCATCGACACCGCGCGGGCTGGCGGCGGTATCGCAATGGGGCACAAGCTTCTGCTGCGCGATCTTTTTGCGCGCAATGAACTGGTGTGTCCTCTGGAACAAACAATTGCGGCGCAGCAGGGATATTTTGTCGTGGTGCCGGATAAATCCGCCCATCTGGATTACGTGAAACGCTTTCGAAGCTGGCTGACGGCGTCGTTCGGCAATGTATGTGCACCTGGGCCTTAG
- a CDS encoding ABC transporter substrate-binding protein, whose translation MKYVTKRVFYFAALAALWMAAVVPAAADSLTKIEFLTNYAFHGRHSPYFVGLEKGFYKEAGFDIRISPATGSGFVVAAVDAGQADYGMADAGPVVQAVAKGAKVKGFMVFMDTATSGLASLKPYETPESLKGAKIVASQTDSARVILPIIYAQHNLNPADVHWETADPSVYLSLLAGGQADLMTASIDGDVPSLQRTIGQTREVYFSSFANWGYDVFGYLLIAKADRLNEKPEEARRFAEATKRAVEYAIEHPEETAEIMVKHNAALKYETTLAQWRQSIKAINTDYVKQHGYGTATDDRLQRTIDLMAEAMKLETPPVVGDTFAPAIPAQ comes from the coding sequence ATGAAGTATGTTACAAAGCGAGTATTCTACTTCGCCGCTTTGGCGGCACTTTGGATGGCAGCTGTGGTTCCGGCGGCTGCAGATAGTTTGACGAAGATCGAGTTCTTAACGAACTACGCTTTCCATGGGCGTCACTCCCCTTACTTCGTCGGGCTTGAAAAGGGATTCTATAAGGAGGCTGGGTTTGACATTAGAATCTCACCGGCCACCGGTAGCGGCTTTGTCGTCGCGGCTGTAGATGCTGGTCAGGCTGACTATGGCATGGCGGACGCTGGCCCGGTGGTGCAGGCGGTCGCCAAGGGCGCCAAAGTCAAGGGATTTATGGTTTTTATGGATACCGCTACGAGCGGCCTCGCTTCGCTCAAGCCCTATGAAACCCCGGAATCTCTTAAAGGGGCAAAGATCGTCGCGTCGCAGACAGACAGCGCACGTGTGATCCTGCCGATTATCTACGCGCAGCACAATTTGAACCCTGCCGATGTACATTGGGAAACAGCCGATCCCAGTGTTTATCTATCGCTTCTTGCTGGCGGCCAGGCAGATCTCATGACGGCGTCGATTGATGGGGACGTGCCATCCCTTCAGCGCACGATTGGCCAGACTAGGGAGGTGTATTTTTCGTCCTTCGCGAACTGGGGCTACGACGTATTCGGATATTTGCTGATAGCGAAGGCAGACAGGCTGAACGAGAAGCCTGAGGAGGCGCGCCGTTTCGCTGAAGCGACCAAGCGGGCTGTTGAATATGCAATCGAGCATCCCGAAGAAACCGCTGAGATTATGGTCAAGCACAATGCTGCGCTGAAGTACGAGACGACTCTTGCCCAGTGGCGGCAGTCCATAAAGGCTATCAACACAGACTATGTTAAGCAGCACGGGTATGGCACCGCGACCGATGACCGTCTGCAACGCACGATCGATCTGATGGCCGAGGCGATGAAGTTGGAAACACCACCGGTTGTCGGTGATACCTTCGCGCCCGCTATTCCCGCTCAATAG
- a CDS encoding ABC transporter permease, with translation MYDRLLPKIVTQLAGPAKGVLGIVLALLIWEYGVHFAGLPEYVLPVPSAIAERFWQTFPLQVHHLSRTGFSTLVGLALALFSGVLLALLVVYVRSLRNVIVSVLAAFNGIPKVAIAPLFVIWFGLGVESKILLAFLLALFPIFVNSLTGLDEIESDVLDLSKLAGGTKWRIFFKIRLMNAIPYITDALKVAFPLALVGSIVGEFIGGNTGMGYLILSAQFNLDTSLVFASLLSITVFTSLGVGAVAAYENIFLKWRPSRRR, from the coding sequence ATGTACGACAGGTTACTTCCTAAGATCGTGACTCAATTAGCAGGCCCGGCCAAAGGGGTACTCGGTATCGTGTTGGCGTTGCTGATATGGGAGTATGGCGTGCATTTTGCTGGTCTGCCGGAATATGTACTGCCTGTTCCGTCGGCGATTGCTGAGCGGTTTTGGCAGACGTTTCCATTGCAAGTACATCATCTGAGCAGGACTGGCTTTTCGACGTTGGTTGGTTTGGCACTGGCACTTTTTTCCGGTGTCCTGCTGGCGTTGCTTGTTGTCTATGTTCGTTCCCTACGCAACGTCATCGTTTCAGTTCTCGCGGCCTTCAATGGTATTCCAAAGGTTGCGATTGCGCCGCTCTTTGTGATCTGGTTTGGGCTAGGTGTTGAATCCAAGATTCTGTTGGCCTTCCTGCTCGCACTGTTCCCAATCTTCGTAAATTCTCTAACTGGACTCGACGAAATCGAATCCGATGTGCTTGATTTGTCCAAACTTGCTGGCGGGACAAAATGGCGCATCTTCTTCAAGATACGGCTCATGAATGCTATCCCCTATATAACCGATGCGCTGAAAGTGGCATTCCCCTTGGCTCTCGTCGGCTCGATCGTCGGAGAGTTCATCGGTGGTAATACCGGAATGGGATATCTGATCCTTTCCGCACAGTTCAACCTTGATACATCGCTTGTCTTCGCCTCGTTGCTATCCATCACCGTTTTTACATCACTTGGCGTGGGTGCGGTTGCGGCTTACGAGAACATTTTTCTGAAGTGGCGTCCTTCACGGAGGCGTTGA
- a CDS encoding enoyl-CoA hydratase/isomerase family protein encodes MKGGVIANKEGSLLWVTISRPERLNALDAAARDQIVESLDFASRSQDIRAIVITGAGNRAFCAGQDLNESAALGHSDGDRWMAGWRRFFEGVSQCTKPMVAAINGTAAGAGLQLALMADIRIAVPSARLLMAEANVGLPAIVGSYLLSIHLGQSRMRELVLTGRIFHAEEAQDWGLIHRLSEPDQLVAEARMVAAEIAEKAPTAMALTHRFLHSLASSGLGDAEAKAAKYQAEAIRTGQPQAAMEQFLRSRSQQTNT; translated from the coding sequence ATGAAAGGTGGCGTGATAGCAAACAAGGAGGGCTCCCTTCTTTGGGTTACGATCTCAAGACCCGAGCGATTGAATGCGTTGGACGCAGCGGCGCGGGACCAAATCGTTGAATCATTGGATTTTGCCTCTCGTAGCCAGGATATCCGCGCCATTGTCATCACCGGTGCTGGCAACAGGGCTTTTTGCGCCGGGCAGGACCTGAATGAGAGCGCCGCGTTGGGCCATTCCGATGGTGATCGCTGGATGGCTGGGTGGAGGCGATTTTTCGAGGGCGTAAGTCAATGCACTAAGCCAATGGTCGCCGCTATCAATGGAACGGCGGCAGGCGCCGGATTGCAGTTAGCCCTAATGGCGGATATCCGGATCGCGGTGCCTTCTGCACGGTTGCTTATGGCTGAGGCGAATGTGGGGCTCCCTGCAATCGTCGGCAGCTATCTCCTAAGCATTCATCTCGGCCAATCACGTATGCGCGAACTTGTTCTCACAGGGCGGATATTCCATGCCGAAGAGGCGCAGGATTGGGGTTTGATTCATCGTTTAAGCGAGCCTGACCAGCTCGTTGCCGAAGCCAGAATGGTGGCTGCCGAGATAGCGGAAAAGGCACCGACTGCGATGGCTTTGACACACAGATTCTTGCATAGCCTCGCGAGCTCCGGACTTGGGGATGCAGAGGCAAAGGCGGCGAAATATCAGGCCGAAGCAATCAGGACTGGCCAGCCTCAAGCCGCTATGGAGCAGTTTCTTAGATCTCGCAGTCAGCAAACCAACACTTAG
- a CDS encoding enoyl-CoA hydratase/isomerase family protein, producing MYDFLITDIKDAIGTITLNRPAVLNAWHSPMRKELAKALNAMNADDSVRAVILTGSGDRAFSAGQDLNETKSFDTARAGDWVEEWRNLYAAIRGMNKPLIAALNGVAAGSAFQVALQCDIRVGHAASRMGQPEINSGIASTLGPWLMNQMLGLSRTIELTLTGRMMDGDECYRIGLIHHLVPADQVAAKAREVAAELAAKPPVAMALNKRRFAEMTDAGFKDAVAAGSRNQKEAYASGEPQRMMEEFFATRARRKQSA from the coding sequence ATGTATGACTTTCTCATAACCGATATAAAAGACGCTATTGGCACTATCACCTTGAACCGTCCGGCCGTTCTCAATGCCTGGCATTCGCCGATGCGCAAGGAACTGGCCAAGGCGCTGAATGCCATGAACGCCGATGACTCCGTGCGGGCGGTCATTCTGACTGGCTCTGGTGATAGGGCCTTCTCCGCAGGCCAGGACTTGAACGAGACAAAGTCTTTTGATACTGCCCGCGCGGGTGACTGGGTCGAAGAGTGGCGCAACCTTTACGCAGCAATCCGCGGAATGAACAAGCCGCTGATTGCAGCGCTCAATGGCGTGGCTGCCGGATCCGCGTTCCAGGTTGCTTTGCAGTGCGACATCCGAGTTGGGCATGCTGCGAGCCGTATGGGACAACCAGAAATCAACTCGGGCATCGCTAGCACTCTGGGCCCCTGGCTCATGAACCAAATGCTGGGTCTTTCCCGGACCATCGAACTGACTCTGACGGGCCGTATGATGGACGGCGACGAATGTTATCGCATCGGCCTTATCCATCATCTCGTGCCCGCAGACCAAGTCGCAGCAAAAGCGCGTGAAGTCGCGGCGGAACTCGCGGCAAAACCACCGGTTGCCATGGCGCTCAACAAGCGTCGTTTTGCGGAAATGACCGACGCGGGATTTAAGGACGCTGTCGCAGCAGGTAGCCGGAATCAGAAAGAAGCATACGCCAGCGGTGAGCCTCAGCGAATGATGGAAGAATTCTTTGCAACCCGCGCCAGGCGCAAGCAGTCGGCCTGA
- a CDS encoding ABC transporter ATP-binding protein: MSVNIEIKGVSKHFGDVVAVDNASFDIPANRFVSIIGPSGCGKSTLLRVVSGLSEPTCGEVLIGGVPVSGPAKDTGMVFQSPVLLPWRTTLDNVLLTCEMSGAKPEKYRQRAMELIALAGLTGFENSYPHQLSGGMQQRAGICRALLLNPALILMDEPFGALDVITRERMGFELLKIWAHSRNTVLFVTHSITEAILLSDTVIVMSPRPGRVQDVVEINLPRPRTRETMRGSRFTELAERLGGEIQSNWSE, from the coding sequence ATGTCAGTTAACATAGAAATTAAAGGTGTCAGCAAGCATTTCGGCGACGTCGTGGCCGTCGATAACGCTAGCTTTGACATTCCGGCGAATCGATTCGTCTCGATCATAGGCCCAAGCGGTTGTGGAAAGTCCACATTGCTTCGTGTGGTTTCAGGGTTGTCGGAGCCAACGTGTGGGGAAGTCCTGATTGGTGGTGTGCCTGTTTCCGGCCCGGCAAAAGACACCGGTATGGTATTCCAATCGCCTGTGCTGCTGCCGTGGCGCACAACCTTGGACAACGTACTGTTGACCTGTGAAATGAGTGGCGCAAAACCCGAGAAGTACCGTCAAAGAGCGATGGAGCTTATCGCGCTCGCGGGACTTACTGGATTTGAGAATTCCTACCCCCACCAGTTGTCGGGGGGAATGCAGCAGCGCGCGGGTATCTGTCGGGCCCTCCTGCTCAACCCAGCTCTGATACTTATGGATGAGCCGTTTGGTGCGCTTGACGTGATAACCCGGGAACGGATGGGATTCGAACTGCTCAAGATCTGGGCTCACAGCCGGAATACGGTTCTCTTTGTGACGCACAGCATCACCGAGGCAATCCTTTTGTCCGACACAGTGATTGTCATGAGTCCGCGACCTGGCCGAGTTCAGGATGTAGTGGAGATCAACCTTCCGCGACCGAGGACACGCGAAACCATGCGCGGGAGTCGTTTCACGGAACTGGCCGAGAGGCTGGGCGGTGAGATTCAGTCCAATTGGAGCGAATAA
- the glyA gene encoding serine hydroxymethyltransferase, translating into MSPNNLRTERMDDTASVYFRTPLSSADPDVAALVASERNRQHQHIELIASENVVSRAVMEAQGSIFSNKTVEGYPGARYHGGAEIADALETLGSQRACKLFNAAEVNLQPHSGSQANLAVFSALLEPFDSVLALDLKSGGHLSHGAKANISGKLFTIHTYGLRPDSGFIDLDKLADMARANRPKLIIAGGSSYPRALDLKAFRQIADDVGAYLLVDMAHFAGLVAGGVLDNPVEFADVVTTTTYKSLRGARGGMILWNRDDLSRSLRSAVFPGVQGSPLLNMLAAKTVGLGEALQPSFRQYAEQVQRNARALAGQLSADGLSVVTGGTDTPLMLVDLMNLDMDGQTASDKLAAIGITCNKNLIPNDSRSPATTSGLRLGVSAMTSRGMVEADARQIGSWIADCLLGRTVSPQAVRRDVKAMASGFDFY; encoded by the coding sequence ATGAGCCCGAACAACCTAAGAACCGAGCGCATGGATGATACCGCATCGGTCTACTTCCGCACTCCGCTCTCGTCCGCCGACCCTGACGTCGCTGCCCTCGTCGCATCGGAGCGAAACCGCCAGCATCAGCACATCGAGTTGATCGCTTCGGAGAATGTCGTCAGCCGGGCCGTTATGGAAGCGCAGGGCTCGATCTTTTCGAACAAGACAGTCGAAGGCTATCCCGGTGCCCGCTATCACGGCGGGGCCGAGATCGCCGATGCCCTGGAAACCCTGGGGTCGCAACGCGCTTGCAAGCTTTTTAACGCTGCCGAGGTCAACCTGCAGCCTCATTCGGGTTCTCAAGCTAACTTGGCCGTTTTCTCGGCCCTGCTTGAGCCGTTCGACTCGGTGCTCGCTCTCGATCTCAAATCTGGGGGACATCTCAGTCACGGGGCGAAAGCTAACATCAGCGGCAAGCTGTTCACGATCCACACCTATGGCCTGCGTCCGGACAGCGGTTTCATCGATCTCGACAAACTTGCTGACATGGCGCGGGCCAATCGGCCGAAACTGATCATTGCGGGCGGGTCATCCTACCCACGTGCTCTGGATTTGAAGGCATTCAGGCAGATCGCCGACGATGTCGGTGCCTATTTGCTTGTCGATATGGCCCACTTCGCCGGATTGGTGGCCGGTGGCGTCCTCGACAATCCCGTCGAATTCGCAGACGTGGTCACGACCACCACTTACAAGTCTCTGCGCGGCGCCCGCGGCGGTATGATCCTATGGAACCGTGACGACCTGAGCCGAAGCCTCCGCTCGGCAGTGTTCCCCGGCGTCCAGGGCAGCCCGCTCTTGAACATGCTGGCGGCGAAGACTGTCGGGCTTGGCGAGGCATTGCAGCCGTCGTTCCGGCAATACGCCGAACAAGTGCAACGGAATGCGCGTGCCCTCGCCGGTCAGTTGTCGGCCGACGGTTTGAGCGTCGTCACGGGCGGAACCGATACGCCCCTGATGCTCGTCGATCTGATGAACCTCGATATGGACGGACAGACAGCGAGCGACAAACTTGCCGCCATCGGGATCACCTGCAACAAGAATTTGATTCCGAACGATTCGCGCTCTCCTGCAACGACCTCAGGACTGCGGTTGGGTGTGTCGGCAATGACTTCGCGGGGCATGGTCGAGGCGGACGCGCGTCAGATCGGGTCCTGGATCGCCGATTGTTTGCTTGGCCGAACTGTGTCGCCCCAAGCCGTGCGCCGCGACGTCAAAGCAATGGCGAGTGGCTTTGATTTCTACTAA
- a CDS encoding phytanoyl-CoA dioxygenase family protein, with protein MLIASFKDYRVVAKMKLTDAQIKQLETDGFIIIPERFTQAEVAAIRSRLPQIFSQHHEANIIERNSGVVRTAMGLHLRDNLFAALVRHPRLIGPAQQLFGEPMYAQQVKVNVKAAFSGEMWQWHADFATHHEEDGVTLPRALNLHILLDEVTEFNGPLYFLPGSHRAGDHAAKLDNKTTSYTLWATDHARVREMAERGGIVAAKGRPGTMLIFHDTLIHGSPNNMSPWDRSIFSLIVNPVSNAYTAPTRPDYKHHRNLTPLEPLAEDCLETYVNRLRAPAA; from the coding sequence ATGCTGATAGCCTCATTCAAGGACTATCGGGTGGTGGCGAAAATGAAACTGACCGATGCGCAGATCAAACAACTTGAGACGGACGGATTCATCATTATTCCGGAACGCTTCACTCAGGCCGAGGTTGCGGCAATCCGTTCCCGCCTTCCGCAAATCTTTTCGCAGCACCATGAGGCAAACATCATTGAGCGGAATTCCGGTGTCGTCCGCACAGCGATGGGTCTGCACCTGCGTGATAATCTGTTCGCTGCTCTTGTCCGACATCCCCGCCTGATCGGACCGGCGCAGCAGTTATTCGGCGAACCGATGTACGCTCAACAGGTGAAAGTGAACGTGAAGGCGGCATTTTCCGGCGAGATGTGGCAATGGCACGCGGATTTTGCAACGCATCACGAGGAAGACGGGGTCACATTGCCTCGCGCCCTCAACTTGCACATACTTCTTGACGAGGTAACCGAGTTCAACGGCCCGCTCTATTTCCTGCCCGGTTCGCACCGTGCCGGCGACCATGCAGCCAAGCTCGACAACAAGACGACAAGCTATACCCTTTGGGCGACCGACCATGCGCGCGTACGCGAAATGGCCGAACGCGGAGGCATCGTCGCCGCAAAGGGACGGCCCGGCACCATGCTCATATTCCATGACACGCTCATTCATGGCTCCCCGAACAACATGTCTCCATGGGACCGGTCGATTTTCTCGCTCATCGTCAACCCGGTATCGAATGCCTACACGGCCCCAACCCGGCCTGACTACAAGCATCATCGGAATCTTACGCCGCTCGAACCTCTCGCAGAGGATTGCCTGGAAACCTATGTGAACAGACTAAGGGCGCCTGCGGCATGA
- a CDS encoding DDE-type integrase/transposase/recombinase has protein sequence MALKFLRKAMRRHGQPKIIVTDRLISYGAEMKEIGNIDRQLTGRWLNNCAENSHLPFRRRERASFDSAECEVFRNLPPSMPPSIASSTRERSLSSRRIFKFNRDAALNEWRGLFAA, from the coding sequence TTGGCACTGAAATTCCTAAGAAAAGCAATGCGCAGGCATGGCCAGCCTAAGATCATTGTAACCGACCGGCTAATATCCTATGGGGCCGAGATGAAAGAGATCGGCAATATCGATCGTCAGCTAACCGGCCGCTGGCTAAACAATTGCGCTGAGAACTCACACCTGCCCTTCCGACGAAGGGAGCGGGCTAGCTTCGATTCCGCCGAATGCGAAGTCTTCAGAAATTTGCCGCCGTCCATGCCCCCATCTATAGCCTCTTCAACACGGGAACGCAGCCTCTCAAGTCGAAGAATTTTCAAGTTCAACCGTGATGCCGCCCTCAACGAGTGGCGTGGTCTTTTCGCTGCCTGA
- a CDS encoding UbiD family decarboxylase → MREYIERLRQRGELVEIDREVDPKHELAAVTAAAHKRWGKPILFHNVAGTTLPVVTNLYGARERIAEILGIEPDDFCRQWNKLATLGAQSESGNAQPIEIPEIVDCKMSDLPLITYSEKDAGPYFTSAMFFAKDPETGVGNLSFHRSMYVNDDELRCRLAPRHHLTLYHEKAEQKGQYLEAAMIIGTPPTAFLSAAAPLPYDVDELKVAGQLAGKPIPLRKCKHIDLMVPAHTEIVIEGRFLPNERREEGPFGEFMGYYTPVGLNAVFEVLGVTRRKDAIFHSILCGSAEEVLTLELSVAANIYQKISAVLPGIVDVTCQPFVLHTVVKIKQQYEGHARQVLMAVMGADPTWAKVCTVVDEDVDIYSMDDVMWATLTRSRPDKDMIVIPETPTFYRDPDKDHWGRVGIDATAPFSRRAEFERKRIPGVGAVRLEDYVTDPSAHGAIK, encoded by the coding sequence ATGCGTGAGTATATTGAGCGGCTGCGGCAACGTGGCGAACTCGTTGAGATAGATCGTGAAGTTGACCCTAAGCACGAACTTGCCGCTGTGACGGCTGCGGCGCATAAGCGATGGGGTAAACCGATCCTGTTTCACAACGTGGCGGGAACGACACTTCCTGTGGTCACTAATCTCTATGGCGCACGCGAACGAATTGCGGAGATCCTCGGTATTGAGCCGGATGACTTCTGCCGGCAATGGAACAAGCTCGCTACTCTTGGCGCTCAGTCTGAAAGCGGTAATGCCCAACCTATAGAAATCCCGGAAATCGTCGACTGCAAGATGAGCGACCTGCCCCTGATTACCTATTCGGAAAAGGACGCTGGGCCATACTTCACGTCGGCGATGTTCTTTGCGAAGGACCCGGAAACTGGTGTGGGCAACCTCTCGTTTCACCGCTCTATGTATGTCAATGACGATGAGTTGCGGTGTCGGCTCGCGCCCCGGCATCACCTTACGCTTTATCATGAGAAAGCCGAGCAGAAAGGGCAGTACCTGGAGGCAGCAATGATAATTGGCACGCCGCCGACCGCGTTCCTCTCGGCGGCGGCGCCGCTGCCCTACGATGTCGATGAACTCAAGGTGGCGGGACAGCTAGCAGGCAAACCCATTCCTCTGCGTAAATGCAAGCACATCGACCTGATGGTGCCAGCGCACACGGAGATCGTCATTGAAGGCCGATTTCTGCCGAATGAGCGACGCGAGGAAGGGCCTTTCGGCGAGTTTATGGGGTATTACACACCTGTCGGTTTAAATGCTGTCTTCGAGGTGCTTGGCGTCACACGTCGTAAAGACGCTATTTTTCACAGCATCTTGTGTGGTTCGGCTGAGGAAGTTCTGACCCTCGAGCTTTCAGTGGCCGCCAACATTTACCAGAAGATCAGCGCCGTCCTTCCAGGCATCGTCGATGTCACCTGCCAGCCGTTCGTGCTGCACACAGTGGTGAAAATCAAGCAGCAGTACGAAGGGCATGCGCGCCAGGTTTTGATGGCTGTGATGGGCGCAGATCCTACGTGGGCGAAGGTCTGCACCGTCGTCGATGAGGACGTTGATATCTACAGCATGGACGACGTCATGTGGGCAACGCTAACACGCAGCAGGCCCGACAAGGACATGATCGTCATTCCCGAAACACCAACATTTTACCGTGATCCCGACAAGGACCACTGGGGGCGAGTCGGTATTGATGCAACAGCGCCATTCTCACGTCGTGCTGAGTTTGAGCGAAAGCGGATTCCAGGAGTTGGGGCCGTGCGACTTGAGGACTACGTCACGGACCCAAGTGCACACGGCGCAATCAAGTAG